In the Vogesella sp. XCS3 genome, CGAACACGCGGTATACCGGCTCGGCCTCGGGCGCGCTGGCCTTCAGCTGCACCTTGTCGCCCTGGCGCTGCCAGCGCCCCTGGGCAAAGCGGTCGACCGAGCCGTAGCTGATCATCCACTGGAATGCGCCGTCGGGGCGCAGCAGCAACTCGGAACCCACCTCGCGCACGCCGCTCAGGTAGTAATGCCCCGCCACCTCCCCCGCCTGCACCGCCGCGGCCAGCAACAGCAAGCTCGTGCCCAACCATTTTTTCATGCGTGTCTCCCTGCGTTAGCCAGCAATTATGCCAATAAACTGGCAGAGCTGCGGCCAACATTCTGTCACCCTTGAAACTGTCGGGCCCGCACCGATATGCAAACCAGACAGCCCACGGAACCCCGCATATGACTACCAGCCCTCACCAGCACCTGGTGTGCCCTCACTGCGACGCCATCAACCGCCTGCCCGCCGCGCGCCTGCAAGACCAGCCCAAATGCGGCCAGTGCCACCAGCCGCTGCTGCACGGCAAACCGCTCACGCTCACGGTGGATAACGCCGAACGCCACCTCAGCCGCAACGACATTCCGGTCGTGGTGGACTTCTGGGCCCCATGGTGCGGCCCCTGCCAGATGATGGGCCCGGCCTTCGCCCAGGCCGCCGCCGCCATGCCGCAGCTGCGCTTTGCCAAGATCGACACCCAGAGCGAAACCACGCTGGGGCAGCGTTTCAACATCCGCAGCATCCCCACACTGATCCTTTTTGTGAACGGCCAGGAAGTACAACGCCAGGCCGGCGCGATGGATGCGGCCAACATACAGCGCTGGGTACAAACCGGGCTGCAAGCAGCCCGCTAGCTGGCCACACTGGCCGCTGTCGTCTAGCGCACCATGAGCGCAATGACGATAGGGATTAATCGATGGCGCCAGGCATCAGCACTGTTCATTTTCATACCACCTTGCCTTGTCTGGCTTTACGGCCAAGAACATGTGCTACCGCGTACTTACTCACGGCATCGGTCTACGCGTCATGCCGGTGCCCCATCCGCCATAGCGGGCTGCCAGACGTCAACAACCGGGTTGGCACGCTGCCCTGCTACATCCCATCCCGCTGCGTATTAGCGGTTCCCCTGGCATACCGTTTACCCACTGCATAACCGACGCGCCGACCGGCCCTGATTGGCACCCTGCTGCACCAGTCATCCAGCTCATACCCGCTCTCCGCCACGATTTGGCATCAATCCAAGCGGCGTGATAGCCGTTGTGCGACGCGGCCCTAGCCCGCCAAGCCACGTGTCGGCAAGACCTTTCGACATGGGTAAGTGGCGCGATATCGC is a window encoding:
- the trxC gene encoding thioredoxin TrxC; this translates as MTTSPHQHLVCPHCDAINRLPAARLQDQPKCGQCHQPLLHGKPLTLTVDNAERHLSRNDIPVVVDFWAPWCGPCQMMGPAFAQAAAAMPQLRFAKIDTQSETTLGQRFNIRSIPTLILFVNGQEVQRQAGAMDAANIQRWVQTGLQAAR